TGCAAATTCCCTTTTTCTTTCTGGATGGGTAAAAAATCTTTCTGATGGAAGGGTTGAGGTTTGGGCAGAGGGAGAAAAGGAGGATATTGAAAGACTTATAGAATGGTGCAAAAAAGGACCAAGGGGTGCTTTTGTTTCTAGTGTTGAAATAGAATATGGAGATTTTACCGGTGAATTTAAGGGGTTTTCTATACGCTATTAGAGAAAAAAGAGGGTAGGGATTTTTGTAATAAATCCAAGAAGGATTCCTATCCCCGCAAGGCTTAATATAATATCAAAGGAGAAGAAAGATATTTCAAAGGAAGGAGAAATCCCTTTATGGACAAAAAGTGTCCATCCTATAAAAAGAAAAACAAAGGCAATTAGAGAGCTAAAAAGCCCATCAATCATAGAAGATATAAGGGAAGAAAGAACAAGAGACCATTTTGTTCTTCCAGAAAGGTATAAAATTTCCCTCTCCTCTTTATAGAGCTTTGCATCCATTAAGGAAAGAAGGATGAGAATAATAATTATAAAGGAAGAACAAATTCCACAAATCCAAAGGAAGGCTTTTAAAAACCCATGTTTTATCTTTGACAAAAACTTAAGGGCTTCTTTTGAATAGCTTATCTTCTCAATATCTTTCATAGAGGAAAGGAAAGAGATAAACTTGTCAAAATCATTTTCTTCTATCTTTCCAAAGAGCCTTATCTTGAATGAAGAACAAAGGGGATTTTTATCCAGAATATTGACTACCTCAGCGGGAACAAGCCCTTTTAATGCATCTTCCTTTGATTGGTATCTAATCTCAATTCCTTTCCTTTCCTGGTTTATCCTTTTCATAAGAGCCTCAAGGGAGGAAAAGGGAATCCCCTCTTTTAAATAAGCGGTTATTTCTATCTTGTGGTAAAGAAAGCTTATAAAAGGAGAAATATTAAATAAACAAAGGAGTAAGAAGAAAAGAAAAAGGAACAATATGCTTTGGATCAAAATGTGGCACAATCTCATTTGTAAAACGCATCAAGCAAATTAGCCTTCCTCCTTGGCAAACTCCATATGCTCTGTTTTAAAGAGCCTTTTTAGGAAACTACTTATTCCTCCATTTTCAGGAAAGGGGATATTTGCCATTGCATTCCTTATGTTGTAAATACATTGGGTTGCCTTTGCCTTTGGATGGGTAAGAAAGAATGGAGATTGCTCCCTCACAGATTCCTCAACCGCCCTGTCATCAAGGAGAACACCGATTTTTTTAACCTGCATTCCCAAAAACTGACCTGCTATCTCCATTATCCTATTGGCTACCCTCTCTCCCTCCTCCAGTGTCTTTGCCCGATTGACAATAAGCCTTATATCTAAGTCCTTTGTCCTGAAGGATACAGCCTTTATTATTCCATATGCATCTGCAATGGCAGTTGGTTCTGGTGTTGTAACAAGCAAGACCTTGTCTGCGGCAAGAACAAATGAAAGCACCCTTCCAGAAAGACCGGCTGAGGTATCAATAAAAATAAGGTCAGCGATACTAGACATGCCTGACAATTGCTCAATTAACTCATCCCTTTTCTTGGGAGAAAGGTTCGCCAGGGTTGATATACCAATTGCCCCGGTTACTATCTTTATTCCACAAGGACCTTCTGCTACAACCTCCTCAATTTTCTTCTCTCCTTTGATAACATGGAAAAGGTTATACCTTGGCGGTGGAACAACACCTGCTACAATATTTACATTGGAAAGCCCAAGGTCTGCGTCAATCACAAGAACCCTTCTTCCTGCCAGGGCAAATGATATTCCAAGATTAACCGAGATATTTGTCTTTCCCACACCGCCCTTTCCAGAGGTTACTGTTACTATCTCAACCGAATCCCTCTTTCTTTCCTTTACTAGCTCTCTTAATCTCTCCGCTTGATCCATTTTAAAAAATCTTA
The sequence above is drawn from the bacterium genome and encodes:
- a CDS encoding permease-like cell division protein FtsX, translated to MIQSILFLFLFFLLLCLFNISPFISFLYHKIEITAYLKEGIPFSSLEALMKRINQERKGIEIRYQSKEDALKGLVPAEVVNILDKNPLCSSFKIRLFGKIEENDFDKFISFLSSMKDIEKISYSKEALKFLSKIKHGFLKAFLWICGICSSFIIIILILLSLMDAKLYKEEREILYLSGRTKWSLVLSSLISSMIDGLFSSLIAFVFLFIGWTLFVHKGISPSFEISFFSFDIILSLAGIGILLGFITKIPTLFFL
- a CDS encoding MinD/ParA family protein; its protein translation is MDQAERLRELVKERKRDSVEIVTVTSGKGGVGKTNISVNLGISFALAGRRVLVIDADLGLSNVNIVAGVVPPPRYNLFHVIKGEKKIEEVVAEGPCGIKIVTGAIGISTLANLSPKKRDELIEQLSGMSSIADLIFIDTSAGLSGRVLSFVLAADKVLLVTTPEPTAIADAYGIIKAVSFRTKDLDIRLIVNRAKTLEEGERVANRIMEIAGQFLGMQVKKIGVLLDDRAVEESVREQSPFFLTHPKAKATQCIYNIRNAMANIPFPENGGISSFLKRLFKTEHMEFAKEEG
- a CDS encoding acylphosphatase, whose translation is MSCHLLISGSVQGVFFRANTRDIANSLFLSGWVKNLSDGRVEVWAEGEKEDIERLIEWCKKGPRGAFVSSVEIEYGDFTGEFKGFSIRY